The following coding sequences are from one Capsicum annuum cultivar UCD-10X-F1 chromosome 3, UCD10Xv1.1, whole genome shotgun sequence window:
- the LOC107862256 gene encoding 2-hydroxy-palmitic acid dioxygenase mpo1, with protein MGVFDLEKQFAFYGAYHSNPINIFIHMIFVWPIFFTTLILFDFTPPLFNLPPIQLCEHASLVLNYGFLFALIYGVFYVCLDKKAGSLAALLCLVCWVSSGVVARQLGFSLAWKVVLAAQLFCWTGQFIGHGVFEKRAPALLDNLTQAFLMAPFFVLLEALQSLFGYEPYPGFHSKVKATIDAEIKEWQEKKQKKIS; from the exons ATGGGAGTTTTTGACTTAGAGAAGCAGTTTGCATTCTATGGTGCATACCATAGTAACCCAATCAATATCTTCATTCACATGATCTTTGTCTGGCCTATCTTCTTCACTACTCTCATCCTTTTCGATTTTACGCCCCCACTTTTTAATTTACCTCCGATTCAGCTCTGTGAGCATGCTTCTTTGGTTCTTAATTATGGATTCTTGTTTGCTTTGATTTATGGAGTGTTCTACGTGTGTTTGGACAAGAAAGCTGGGTCTTTGGCTGCTTTGTTATGTTTAGTTTGTTGGGTTTCTAGTGGTGTGGTTGCTCGTCAATTGGGGTTCTCTCTTGCCTGGAAG GTTGTTCTAGCGGCTCAATTGTTCTGCTGGACTGGACAGTTTATAGGTCACGGAGTGTTTGAG AAGCGAGCACCTGCTCTTCTGGACAATCTTACACAAGCTTTCCTTATGGCACCATTCTTTGTACTCCTCGAG GCCCTCCAATCTCTTTTTGGCTATGAACCATACCCTGGGTTTCATTCAAAAGTGAAAGCAACAATAGATGCTGAAATCAAAGAATGGCAGGAGAAGAAAcagaaaaaaatttcataa